A single region of the Agromyces sp. Leaf222 genome encodes:
- a CDS encoding glycerol-3-phosphate dehydrogenase/oxidase — protein MATLRSGSTTKSSARADAPASVARSTKLGPEERTAAIARLREKELDILVVGGGIVGTGAALDAVTRGLSTGLLEARDWASGTSSRSSKLVHGGIRYLEQLDFRLVREALIERGLLLQRIAPHLVKPVRFLYPLKKRFFERLYIGAGMLLYDVFSYTGGRPPGVPHHRHLSKRQVMRAIPSLSNDALIGGLTYYDAQVDDARYVASLARTASSYGAHVASRVKVEGFIKVGERVVGVKAHDLQSDEHFEIRAKQVVNATGVWTDDTQRMVGERGTFKVRASKGIHLVVPRDRIQSAMGMIFRTEKSVLFIIPWGRHWLIGTTDTDWNLDKAHPAATTADIDYLLEHVNALLAIPLTREDVEGVFAGLRPLLAGESDQTSKLSREHIVAHTVPGLVVVAGGKWTTYRIMAKDAIDAAADALDGRVPASTTQDIALLGAEGYQAAWNKRSKIARAFDVHKVRIEHLLNRYGTLTDELLDLIRADASLGEPLPGADDYLAAEVVYAASHEGALHLDDVLARRTRISIEAWDRGVSAAPVAAKLMAGVLGWDAEREQLEVERYLERVAAERESQLQPDDESADRVRLGAPDIVNVD, from the coding sequence ATGGCGACACTGAGGTCCGGATCGACGACGAAGTCGAGTGCTCGAGCGGATGCCCCGGCATCCGTGGCACGCTCGACCAAGCTCGGTCCTGAGGAGCGCACGGCGGCGATCGCGCGGCTGCGAGAGAAGGAACTCGACATCCTGGTGGTCGGCGGCGGCATCGTCGGCACCGGGGCGGCGCTCGACGCCGTGACGCGAGGCCTCTCGACCGGCCTGCTCGAGGCGCGCGACTGGGCGTCGGGCACGTCGAGCCGATCGTCCAAGCTCGTGCACGGCGGCATCCGCTACCTCGAGCAGCTCGACTTCCGCCTCGTGCGCGAGGCGCTCATCGAGCGCGGGCTCCTGCTGCAGCGCATCGCGCCGCACCTCGTGAAGCCCGTGCGGTTCCTCTACCCCCTGAAGAAGCGGTTCTTCGAACGCCTCTACATCGGCGCAGGCATGCTGCTCTACGACGTCTTCAGCTACACGGGCGGGCGTCCTCCGGGCGTCCCGCACCACCGGCATCTCTCGAAGCGCCAGGTCATGCGGGCGATCCCGTCGCTCTCGAACGACGCGCTCATCGGCGGCCTGACGTACTACGACGCGCAGGTCGACGACGCCCGCTACGTGGCCTCGCTCGCCCGCACCGCCTCGTCGTACGGCGCGCACGTGGCGTCGCGGGTCAAGGTCGAGGGCTTCATCAAGGTCGGCGAGCGCGTCGTCGGCGTGAAGGCGCACGACCTGCAGTCCGACGAGCACTTCGAGATCCGCGCCAAGCAGGTCGTGAACGCGACCGGCGTCTGGACCGACGACACGCAGCGCATGGTCGGCGAGCGGGGCACCTTCAAGGTGCGTGCGTCGAAGGGCATCCACCTCGTGGTGCCGCGCGACCGCATCCAGTCGGCGATGGGCATGATCTTCCGCACCGAGAAGAGCGTGCTGTTCATCATCCCGTGGGGCCGTCACTGGCTCATCGGCACGACCGACACCGACTGGAACCTCGACAAGGCGCACCCCGCGGCGACGACCGCCGACATCGACTACCTGCTCGAGCACGTGAACGCGCTGCTCGCCATTCCGCTCACGCGCGAAGACGTCGAGGGCGTGTTCGCCGGCCTGCGTCCGCTGCTCGCGGGTGAGAGCGACCAGACCTCGAAGCTCTCGCGCGAGCACATCGTCGCGCACACCGTGCCGGGGCTCGTCGTCGTCGCGGGCGGCAAGTGGACCACGTACCGCATCATGGCGAAGGATGCGATCGACGCCGCGGCCGATGCGCTCGACGGGCGCGTGCCGGCTTCCACGACGCAGGACATCGCGCTGCTCGGCGCCGAGGGCTACCAGGCCGCGTGGAACAAGCGCAGCAAGATCGCGCGGGCGTTCGATGTGCACAAGGTGCGCATCGAGCACCTCCTCAACCGCTACGGCACCCTGACCGACGAGCTGCTCGACCTGATCAGGGCGGATGCCTCGCTCGGCGAGCCCCTGCCCGGCGCCGACGACTACCTCGCGGCCGAGGTCGTGTACGCGGCATCCCACGAGGGGGCGCTGCACCTCGACGACGTGCTCGCCCGCCGAACCCGCATCTCGATCGAGGCGTGGGACCGTGGCGTCTCGGCGGCGCCGGTCGCCGCGAAGCTCATGGCCGGCGTGCTCGGCTGGGATGCCGAGCGCGAGCAGCTCGAGGTCGAGCGCTACCTCGAGCGCGTGGCCGCCGAGCGCGAATCGCAGCTGCAGCCCGACGACGAGTCGGCCGACCGCGTGCGGCTGGGCGCGCCAGACATCGTCAACGTGGACTGA
- a CDS encoding ABC-F family ATP-binding cassette domain-containing protein, which yields MGFIDVNGVSFSLPDGRPLLADLAFRVVDGRTTALIGANGAGKSTLLRIIRGDLRPDEGSVQVDGGLGVMDQFIGRRASEGASTTDIADGPVPEDAASTVAGLLVSVAPTRIRGAARELEASENALIEADDTVNQMRYASALAEYAEAGGYEQEVVWDHCTIAALGIPFEQARWRELSTLSGGEQKRLALEALLRGPEQVLLLDEPDNSLDVPGKRWLEGALRATQKTVLLVSHDRELLARAADRIVTLEAGAAGSTAWVHGGNFSGYHAAREERFERLDELRRRWDEQHLALKTLVANLKVKATYNDGMASRYQAALTRLRRFEDAGPPEERPPAQAVSMRLRGSRTGKRSVVCEQLELTGLMKPFDLEVWYGDRVAVLGSNGSGKSHFLRLLAGGGTEPDRTLGHVTSVGETLARVPHGGRAVLGARVVPGWFAQNHEHPEYRGRTLLDILHRGDANRDGMAREAASSALDRYGLAGSALQRFDDLSGGQQARLQILLLELSGATLLLLDEPTDNLDLVSAEALEDALSRFDGTVLAVTHDRWFTRSFDRFVVFRSDGRVEETDAPVWDEARVARAR from the coding sequence ATGGGTTTCATCGACGTCAACGGCGTCTCCTTCTCCCTGCCCGACGGCAGGCCGCTGCTCGCCGACCTCGCGTTCCGCGTCGTCGACGGGCGCACGACCGCGCTCATCGGCGCGAACGGCGCAGGCAAGTCGACGCTGCTGCGCATCATCCGCGGCGACCTGCGGCCCGACGAGGGCAGCGTGCAGGTCGACGGCGGGCTCGGCGTCATGGACCAGTTCATCGGGCGTCGGGCATCCGAGGGCGCTTCGACGACGGATATCGCGGACGGCCCGGTTCCCGAGGATGCCGCGTCGACCGTCGCGGGCCTGCTGGTGTCGGTGGCGCCGACGCGCATCCGGGGCGCAGCACGCGAGCTCGAGGCATCCGAGAACGCGCTGATCGAGGCGGATGACACGGTCAACCAGATGCGGTACGCGAGCGCGCTCGCCGAGTACGCCGAGGCCGGCGGGTACGAGCAGGAGGTCGTGTGGGACCACTGCACGATCGCCGCGCTCGGCATCCCGTTCGAGCAGGCCCGATGGCGCGAGCTGTCGACGCTGTCGGGCGGGGAGCAGAAGCGGCTCGCGCTCGAGGCGCTGCTGCGCGGACCCGAGCAGGTGCTGCTGCTCGACGAGCCCGACAACTCGCTCGACGTTCCGGGCAAGCGCTGGCTCGAGGGGGCGCTGCGGGCGACCCAGAAGACCGTGCTGCTCGTGTCGCACGACCGCGAGCTGCTCGCGCGTGCCGCCGACCGCATCGTGACGCTCGAGGCGGGCGCCGCGGGCAGCACGGCGTGGGTGCACGGCGGCAACTTCAGCGGCTATCACGCCGCGCGCGAGGAGCGCTTCGAGCGCCTCGACGAGCTGCGCCGGCGGTGGGACGAGCAGCACCTCGCACTGAAGACGCTCGTGGCCAATCTCAAGGTGAAGGCGACCTACAACGACGGCATGGCCTCGCGCTACCAGGCCGCACTGACCCGGCTCCGACGCTTCGAGGACGCCGGCCCGCCGGAGGAACGCCCGCCGGCCCAGGCGGTGTCGATGCGGCTCCGCGGATCGCGCACGGGCAAGCGCTCGGTCGTGTGCGAGCAGCTCGAGCTGACCGGCCTCATGAAGCCGTTCGACCTCGAGGTCTGGTACGGCGACCGGGTCGCGGTGCTCGGGTCGAACGGCTCGGGCAAGTCGCACTTCCTGCGCCTGCTCGCGGGCGGCGGCACCGAGCCCGATCGCACGCTCGGCCATGTGACGAGCGTCGGCGAGACGCTCGCACGGGTGCCGCACGGCGGGCGGGCGGTGCTCGGCGCGCGCGTCGTGCCCGGCTGGTTCGCTCAGAACCACGAGCACCCCGAGTACCGCGGACGCACGCTGCTCGACATCCTGCATCGCGGCGACGCGAACCGCGACGGCATGGCCCGCGAGGCCGCGAGCTCCGCACTCGATCGATACGGGCTCGCCGGCTCGGCCCTGCAGCGATTCGACGACCTCTCGGGCGGGCAGCAGGCGAGACTGCAGATCCTGCTGCTCGAGCTCTCGGGCGCGACCCTGCTGCTGCTCGACGAGCCCACCGACAACCTCGACCTCGTCTCGGCCGAGGCGCTCGAGGATGCGCTCTCGCGCTTCGACGGCACGGTGCTCGCGGTCACGCACGACCGCTGGTTCACGAGGAGCTTCGACCGGTTCGTGGTGTTCCGCTCCGACGGGCGGGTCGAGGAGACCGACGCGCCCGTGTGGGACGAGGCGCGCGTGGCGCGGGCGCGCTGA
- a CDS encoding MalY/PatB family protein codes for MHRIEADPIDLLRTRTSAKWRLYDADVLPLPVAEMDYPLAEPIAAALHRAIDRSDTGYNAGPEAVAHAFERFAASRFGWDLDPARVTCTADVSMGLVEVLRQVIAPGDRVIVTSPIYPPFFDLVTEAGGVVEEIPLRGGIRDGWSFDLVGIEAAFASGVRAMLLCNPHNPVGWVPARDDLAQLADLAAAFGATVVSDEVHGPLAQPATPYTPFLTVSDAAREHGVAVTAATKAFNIAGLKAALIITASQRGDRLREAMPYEVGWRMSQFGSIATVAAFTDGGPWLDGVLGSLDDNRRLLADLLSEELPGVGYRIPDATYLAWLDLSALGWGDDPAAVALERAKVALMSGPTFGAQVGRGHARLNFACSPEVLGEAITRLADARTA; via the coding sequence ATGCATCGCATCGAAGCCGACCCCATCGACCTGCTGCGCACGCGCACGAGCGCGAAGTGGCGGCTCTACGACGCCGACGTGCTGCCGTTGCCGGTCGCCGAGATGGACTACCCGCTCGCCGAGCCGATCGCCGCCGCGCTGCACCGCGCGATCGACCGGTCGGACACCGGCTACAACGCCGGCCCCGAAGCGGTCGCGCACGCCTTCGAGCGGTTCGCGGCCTCGCGCTTCGGGTGGGACCTCGACCCCGCCCGCGTGACCTGCACGGCCGACGTTTCGATGGGGCTCGTCGAGGTGCTCCGGCAGGTGATCGCGCCGGGCGACCGAGTGATCGTGACCTCGCCGATCTATCCGCCGTTCTTCGACCTCGTGACCGAGGCAGGCGGCGTGGTCGAGGAGATCCCCCTGCGGGGCGGCATCCGCGACGGATGGTCGTTCGACCTGGTCGGCATCGAGGCCGCATTCGCCTCGGGCGTGCGCGCGATGCTGCTCTGCAACCCGCACAACCCCGTCGGCTGGGTGCCCGCCCGCGACGACCTGGCGCAGCTCGCCGACCTCGCGGCCGCGTTCGGCGCGACGGTCGTGAGCGACGAGGTGCACGGGCCGCTCGCGCAGCCGGCCACGCCCTACACGCCGTTCCTCACGGTGTCGGATGCCGCGCGCGAACACGGCGTGGCCGTCACCGCCGCGACCAAGGCGTTCAACATCGCCGGGCTGAAGGCCGCGCTCATCATCACCGCGAGCCAGCGCGGCGACCGCCTGCGCGAGGCGATGCCCTACGAGGTCGGATGGCGCATGAGCCAGTTCGGCTCCATCGCGACCGTCGCCGCGTTCACCGACGGCGGGCCGTGGCTCGACGGCGTGCTCGGCAGCCTCGACGACAACCGTCGGCTCCTGGCAGACCTGCTCTCCGAGGAGCTTCCGGGCGTGGGCTATCGCATTCCGGATGCCACCTACCTCGCGTGGCTCGACCTGTCGGCGCTCGGCTGGGGCGACGACCCCGCCGCCGTGGCGCTCGAGCGCGCGAAGGTCGCCCTGATGAGCGGGCCGACGTTCGGCGCCCAGGTCGGACGCGGCCACGCTCGGCTGAACTTCGCCTGCTCGCCCGAGGTGCTCGGCGAGGCGATCACGCGCCTCGCCGATGCGCGCACGGCGTGA
- the guaA gene encoding glutamine-hydrolyzing GMP synthase, with protein sequence MTDQPTEQRPVLVVDFGAQYAQLIARRVREASVYSEIVPHTITADEVRARNPIGIVLSGGPSSVYEEGAPSLDEGILQLGVPTLGICYGFQVMAQQLGGEVAHTGHREYGATAVTARTDDDNALLGGQPEAQIVWMSHGDSVAVAPAGFEVLASTATTPVAAFANDEQGFYGVQWHPEVKHSEFGQRVIENFLHRAAGIPADWNSGNVIAEQVARIREQVGSARVISALSGGVDSAVSTALVQEAVGDQLTAVFVDHGLLRQGEREQVQQDYVAATGVRLVTIDAVDTFLDALAGVTDPEQKRKIIGREFIRAFEQAERDLIAEAAADGQPIKFLVQGTLYPDVVESGGGTGTANIKSHHNVGGLPEDLQFELVEPLRTLFKDEVRAIGRELGLPEEIVGRQPFPGPGLGIRIVGEVTRDRLDLLRQADAIAREELTNAGLDQEIWQCPVVLLADVRSVGVQGDGRTYGHPIVLRPVSSEDAMTADWTRLPYDVLARISNRITNEVAEVNRVVLDVTSKPPGTIEWE encoded by the coding sequence GTGACCGATCAGCCCACCGAGCAGCGCCCAGTGCTCGTCGTCGACTTCGGGGCGCAGTACGCGCAGCTGATCGCACGACGCGTGCGCGAGGCATCCGTCTACTCCGAGATCGTGCCGCACACCATCACGGCCGACGAGGTGCGCGCGCGCAACCCGATCGGCATCGTGCTCTCGGGCGGGCCGTCGTCGGTCTACGAAGAGGGCGCGCCCTCGCTCGACGAGGGCATCCTCCAGCTCGGGGTTCCCACGCTCGGCATCTGCTACGGCTTCCAGGTCATGGCGCAACAGCTCGGCGGCGAGGTCGCGCACACGGGTCACCGCGAGTACGGCGCGACCGCCGTCACCGCGCGCACCGACGACGACAACGCGCTGCTCGGCGGCCAGCCAGAGGCGCAGATCGTGTGGATGAGCCACGGCGACTCCGTCGCGGTCGCACCGGCGGGCTTCGAGGTGCTCGCCTCGACCGCCACCACCCCCGTCGCCGCGTTCGCGAACGACGAGCAGGGCTTCTACGGCGTGCAGTGGCACCCCGAGGTCAAGCACTCCGAGTTCGGCCAGCGGGTCATCGAGAACTTCCTGCACCGCGCGGCCGGCATCCCCGCCGACTGGAACTCGGGCAACGTCATCGCCGAGCAGGTCGCGCGCATCCGCGAGCAGGTCGGCTCCGCACGCGTGATCTCCGCCCTGTCGGGCGGCGTCGACTCCGCCGTCTCCACGGCCCTCGTGCAGGAGGCCGTCGGCGACCAGCTCACGGCCGTGTTCGTCGACCACGGCCTGCTCCGCCAGGGCGAGCGCGAGCAGGTGCAGCAGGACTACGTCGCCGCCACCGGCGTGCGCCTGGTCACGATCGACGCCGTCGACACCTTCCTCGACGCCCTCGCCGGAGTCACCGACCCCGAGCAGAAGCGCAAGATCATCGGGCGCGAGTTCATCCGCGCGTTCGAGCAGGCCGAGCGCGACCTCATCGCCGAAGCGGCCGCCGACGGCCAGCCCATCAAGTTCCTCGTGCAGGGCACCCTCTATCCCGACGTCGTCGAGTCGGGCGGCGGCACGGGCACGGCCAACATCAAGAGCCACCACAACGTCGGCGGGCTCCCCGAAGACCTGCAGTTCGAGCTCGTCGAGCCCCTGCGCACCCTCTTCAAGGACGAGGTGCGCGCCATCGGCCGCGAGCTCGGGCTTCCCGAGGAGATCGTCGGTCGCCAGCCGTTTCCGGGGCCAGGCCTCGGCATCCGCATCGTGGGCGAGGTCACCCGTGATCGTCTCGATCTGCTCCGCCAGGCCGATGCGATCGCGCGAGAGGAGCTGACGAACGCCGGGCTCGACCAGGAGATCTGGCAGTGCCCCGTCGTGCTCCTCGCCGACGTGCGCTCAGTGGGCGTGCAGGGCGACGGCCGCACCTACGGCCACCCGATCGTGCTCCGTCCAGTGAGCTCCGAAGACGCCATGACGGCCGACTGGACCCGCCTTCCCTATGACGTGCTCGCGCGCATCTCGAACCGCATCACCAACGAGGTGGCCGAGGTCAACCGGGTCGTGCTCGACGTCACGTCGAAGCCGCCGGGAACCATCGAGTGGGAGTGA
- a CDS encoding GuaB3 family IMP dehydrogenase-related protein produces MVTQEIEIGRSKRGRRVYAFDDIAIVPSRRTRDPEDVSTTWSIDAYQFDIPFLAAPMDSVVSPQTAIMMGQLGGLGVLDLEGLWTRYEEPEPVLAEIRNLAPEEATQRMQQLYSEPIKPELVTQRLAEIRASGVTVAGALSPQRTQELYETVVAAGVDLFVIRGTTVSAEHVSKNQEPLNLKRFIYELDVPVIVGGASTYTAALHLMRTGAAGVLVGFGGGAASTTRATLGIHAPMATAVADVAGARRDYLDESGGRYVHVIADGGLGTSGDIVKAIACGADAVMLGAALARATDAPGGGYHWGAEAHHSKLPRGRRMHVGQVAALEEVLYGPAPAADGSANLVGALRRSMATTGYSDLKEFQRVEVVVAPYQSA; encoded by the coding sequence ATGGTGACTCAGGAGATCGAGATCGGCCGCTCCAAGCGCGGACGTCGTGTCTACGCATTCGACGACATCGCCATCGTGCCGAGCAGGCGCACCCGAGACCCCGAGGACGTCTCGACGACCTGGTCGATCGACGCGTACCAGTTCGACATCCCGTTCCTCGCAGCACCCATGGACTCCGTGGTGTCGCCGCAGACGGCGATCATGATGGGCCAGCTCGGCGGCCTCGGCGTGCTCGACCTCGAGGGACTCTGGACCAGGTACGAGGAGCCAGAGCCCGTGCTCGCCGAGATCCGCAACCTCGCCCCCGAAGAGGCGACGCAGCGCATGCAGCAGCTCTACTCAGAGCCGATCAAGCCCGAGCTCGTCACGCAGCGCCTCGCCGAGATCCGCGCATCCGGCGTCACCGTCGCGGGCGCGCTGTCGCCGCAGCGCACGCAGGAGCTGTACGAGACGGTCGTCGCCGCGGGCGTCGACCTCTTCGTGATCCGCGGCACCACGGTGTCGGCCGAGCACGTCTCGAAGAACCAGGAGCCGCTGAACCTCAAGCGCTTCATCTACGAGCTCGACGTGCCGGTCATCGTCGGCGGTGCGTCGACCTACACGGCCGCCCTGCACCTCATGCGCACGGGCGCGGCCGGCGTGCTCGTCGGCTTCGGCGGCGGCGCCGCGTCGACCACGCGCGCGACGCTCGGCATCCACGCGCCCATGGCCACGGCGGTGGCGGATGTCGCGGGCGCGCGTCGCGACTACCTCGACGAGTCCGGCGGCCGTTACGTGCACGTCATCGCCGATGGCGGCCTCGGCACCTCCGGCGACATCGTGAAGGCGATCGCCTGCGGTGCCGACGCGGTGATGCTCGGTGCCGCGCTCGCGCGCGCGACCGACGCGCCGGGCGGCGGCTACCACTGGGGCGCCGAGGCGCACCACTCCAAGCTCCCGCGCGGGCGCCGCATGCACGTCGGCCAGGTCGCCGCCCTCGAAGAGGTGCTCTACGGCCCGGCTCCGGCCGCCGACGGCAGCGCGAACCTCGTCGGTGCGCTGCGTCGCTCGATGGCCACCACCGGATACTCCGACCTCAAGGAGTTCCAGCGCGTCGAGGTCGTCGTCGCGCCGTACCAGTCCGCCTGA
- the guaB gene encoding IMP dehydrogenase — translation MDQHDPFGFIGLTYDDVLLLPGPTDVIPSEADTSSRLTRRITVATPLLSAAMDTVTEARMAIAMARQGGIGILHRNLSIADQAEMVDRVKRSESGMVSNPVTTTPDASVAEVDDLCATYRVSGLPVIDADGILVGIISNRDMRFVSEFEKSTTKVADVMTKAPLITGRVGMNPDEALAIFAKHKVEKLPLVDDAGRLTGLITVKDFDKSEQYPNATKDAEGRLRVGAAIGFFGDAWERAEALRDAGVDVIVVDTANGHSAGVIEMVRRIKSDPTFEHIDVIGGQAATREGAQALIDAGVDAVKVGVGPGSICTTRIVAGVGVPQVTAIYESYLAAREAGVPIIADGGLQYSGDIAKALVAGADTVMVGSLLAGTDESPGDVVFQGGKQFKLYRGMGSLGAMQTRGKNTSYSKDRYFQADVPSDDKLIPEGIEGQVAYRGSVAAVTHQLIGGLRQSMFYVGGRTIAELKAKGKFVRITAAGLKESHPHDVQIVVEAPNYKR, via the coding sequence ATGGACCAGCACGACCCGTTCGGATTCATCGGACTCACGTACGACGACGTGCTGCTGCTTCCCGGGCCCACCGACGTCATCCCGAGCGAGGCCGACACGAGTTCCCGCCTCACGCGTCGCATCACCGTCGCGACGCCGTTGCTCTCAGCGGCGATGGACACGGTGACCGAGGCGCGCATGGCGATCGCCATGGCCAGGCAGGGCGGCATCGGCATCCTGCACCGCAACCTCTCGATCGCCGACCAGGCCGAGATGGTCGACCGCGTGAAGCGCAGCGAGTCGGGCATGGTCTCCAACCCGGTCACGACGACGCCCGACGCCTCGGTCGCCGAGGTCGACGACCTCTGCGCGACCTACCGGGTGAGCGGGCTCCCCGTCATCGACGCCGACGGCATCCTCGTCGGCATCATCTCGAACCGCGACATGCGGTTCGTCTCCGAGTTCGAGAAGTCGACCACCAAGGTCGCCGACGTCATGACGAAGGCGCCGCTCATCACCGGCCGGGTCGGCATGAACCCCGACGAGGCCCTCGCGATCTTCGCGAAGCACAAGGTCGAGAAGCTGCCGCTCGTCGACGACGCCGGCCGTCTCACCGGTCTCATCACGGTGAAGGACTTCGACAAGTCCGAGCAGTACCCGAACGCCACGAAGGACGCCGAGGGCCGCCTGCGCGTGGGCGCCGCGATCGGCTTCTTCGGCGACGCCTGGGAGCGCGCGGAGGCACTGCGCGATGCCGGGGTCGACGTGATCGTCGTCGACACCGCCAACGGCCACTCCGCGGGCGTCATCGAGATGGTCCGCCGCATCAAGTCCGACCCCACCTTCGAGCACATCGACGTGATCGGCGGCCAGGCGGCCACCCGCGAGGGCGCGCAGGCGCTCATCGACGCGGGCGTCGACGCAGTCAAGGTCGGCGTCGGTCCCGGCTCGATCTGCACGACCCGCATCGTCGCCGGCGTCGGCGTGCCGCAGGTCACCGCGATCTACGAGTCGTACCTCGCGGCGCGCGAGGCCGGCGTGCCGATCATCGCCGACGGCGGCCTGCAGTATTCGGGCGACATCGCGAAGGCGCTCGTCGCCGGTGCCGACACCGTCATGGTCGGTTCCCTGCTCGCGGGCACCGACGAGTCGCCCGGCGACGTGGTGTTCCAGGGCGGCAAGCAGTTCAAGCTGTACCGGGGCATGGGTTCGCTCGGCGCCATGCAGACGCGGGGCAAGAACACCTCGTACTCCAAGGACCGCTACTTCCAGGCCGACGTGCCGAGCGACGACAAGCTGATCCCCGAGGGCATCGAGGGCCAGGTCGCCTACCGCGGTTCGGTGGCGGCCGTGACGCACCAGCTCATCGGCGGCCTGCGCCAGTCGATGTTCTACGTCGGAGGCCGCACCATCGCCGAGCTCAAGGCGAAGGGCAAGTTCGTGCGCATCACGGCGGCCGGGCTCAAGGAGTCCCACCCGCACGACGTGCAGATCGTCGTCGAGGCGCCGAACTACAAGCGCTGA
- a CDS encoding SURF1 family cytochrome oxidase biogenesis protein, translating to MLRPRWVLALLFALAVAAGFALLGQWQIERAVEQSTTVERPTEEVLPFGDFVQPDSATEQVATAQRVEVHGTFVPGDTVLVEGRLNDGVTGFWVVAHLEVTDAAPGGLPVALGWAADRDAAQSAADAFDAAADGAEAQIVGRFLPSEAPIAPDEEGDPFAMTTVAVAQLINVWADYDDRPVYFGYVTATDAAPGLAAIASPPPEHTFELNWLNVFYAVEWVVFAGFAVYLWYRLVRDAVEREAQEAEEAAAAAAVAEVPAAASADAQPEAK from the coding sequence ATGCTGCGCCCCCGGTGGGTGCTCGCGCTCCTCTTCGCCCTCGCCGTCGCGGCGGGGTTCGCGCTGCTCGGCCAGTGGCAGATCGAGCGTGCCGTCGAGCAGTCCACGACGGTCGAGCGGCCCACCGAGGAGGTGCTGCCCTTCGGCGACTTCGTGCAGCCCGATTCGGCCACCGAACAGGTCGCGACGGCGCAGCGGGTCGAGGTGCACGGCACGTTCGTGCCGGGTGACACCGTGCTCGTCGAGGGTCGTCTGAACGACGGCGTCACCGGATTCTGGGTGGTCGCGCATCTCGAGGTGACGGATGCCGCGCCCGGAGGCCTGCCCGTGGCCCTCGGCTGGGCGGCCGACCGTGACGCCGCACAGTCCGCCGCCGACGCGTTCGACGCCGCGGCCGACGGCGCAGAGGCGCAGATCGTCGGACGCTTCCTGCCGAGCGAGGCCCCGATCGCCCCCGACGAGGAGGGCGACCCGTTCGCGATGACCACGGTCGCCGTCGCGCAGCTCATCAACGTGTGGGCCGACTACGACGACCGTCCGGTCTACTTCGGCTACGTCACGGCGACGGATGCCGCGCCCGGCCTCGCGGCGATCGCCTCGCCGCCGCCCGAGCACACGTTCGAGCTCAACTGGCTGAACGTGTTCTACGCCGTCGAGTGGGTCGTGTTCGCCGGCTTCGCGGTGTACCTCTGGTACCGGCTCGTGCGCGACGCCGTCGAGCGCGAGGCGCAGGAGGCCGAGGAGGCCGCTGCGGCGGCGGCAGTCGCTGAGGTGCCGGCCGCCGCTTCGGCCGATGCCCAGCCTGAGGCGAAGTAG
- a CDS encoding DUF3817 domain-containing protein translates to MPLEPKSADLPRIRGALKLYKVTSVITGVMLLLLCAEMLLKYVFHYELFGFGPAGFLTLAPVVETPAGLVSTGEGVNLSTGILIAHGWFYVLYLFSDFRLWSLMRWPFSRFLLIALGGIIPFLSFFLEVRIARQVTGYLQEREAREAAAAPAAPAAQPTPTPASDADPVEAQP, encoded by the coding sequence ATGCCCCTCGAGCCCAAATCCGCCGATCTGCCGCGCATTCGCGGGGCGCTGAAGCTCTACAAGGTCACCTCGGTCATCACCGGCGTGATGCTGCTGCTGCTCTGCGCCGAGATGCTCCTGAAGTACGTGTTCCACTACGAGCTCTTCGGGTTCGGTCCGGCCGGCTTCCTCACCCTCGCACCCGTCGTCGAGACGCCCGCAGGGCTCGTCTCCACGGGCGAGGGCGTGAACCTCTCCACCGGCATCCTGATCGCGCACGGCTGGTTCTACGTGCTCTACCTGTTCAGCGACTTCCGCCTCTGGAGCCTCATGCGCTGGCCGTTCTCGCGGTTCCTGCTGATCGCCCTCGGCGGCATCATCCCGTTCCTCTCGTTCTTCCTCGAGGTGCGCATCGCCCGTCAGGTGACCGGCTACCTCCAGGAGCGCGAAGCCCGTGAGGCCGCCGCCGCGCCCGCCGCGCCCGCCGCCCAGCCCACCCCCACCCCCGCATCCGACGCCGACCCCGTGGAGGCCCAGCCGTGA